Proteins co-encoded in one Armatimonadota bacterium genomic window:
- the mraZ gene encoding division/cell wall cluster transcriptional repressor MraZ, with translation MLRGEFQYALDEKGRVVLPPRFRRALGDQVIATRGIDPCVTVYSPTEWARVEEALKRLSTSKRDVMRYLLAGAVDLDLDRQGRITLPPHLRQHAGIEREVVVVGLVSRVEIWSLATWQTYLEQARKSAPKIAEQIEELSI, from the coding sequence ATGCTCCGAGGAGAGTTCCAGTACGCCCTGGACGAGAAGGGCCGCGTCGTGCTGCCCCCCAGGTTCAGGCGCGCGCTGGGCGACCAGGTGATCGCCACCCGGGGCATCGACCCGTGCGTCACGGTGTACTCGCCCACGGAGTGGGCCAGGGTCGAAGAGGCCCTGAAACGGCTCTCGACCAGCAAACGGGACGTGATGCGGTACCTGCTGGCCGGTGCCGTTGACCTGGACCTGGACCGCCAGGGGCGGATCACGCTGCCGCCACACCTGCGGCAGCACGCGGGGATCGAGCGGGAGGTCGTGGTGGTAGGTCTGGTCAGCCGGGTGGAGATCTGGAGCCTCGCGACCTGGCAGACCTACCTCGAGCAGGCCAGGAAGTCGGCGCCGAAGATCGCCGAGCAGATCGAGGAACTGAGCATCTAG
- a CDS encoding cell division protein FtsL: MNATAQHARVYPVWIPDRPIRRSRGRRRRLSPVAGAMVMAVLCTLPALFLVAQRAQRAETGYAILRLQREVAQLRAEQARLAAMASALRAPQRIERIATTELGMVPPRQPQLAAITIGPATARAQAPAPPSTLRRLVGLLADREAEARARRR, translated from the coding sequence ATGAACGCCACTGCGCAGCACGCCCGGGTCTACCCGGTCTGGATCCCCGACCGGCCGATCCGTCGCAGCCGGGGACGCCGACGGCGTCTGTCGCCGGTGGCCGGTGCGATGGTGATGGCGGTGCTCTGCACCCTGCCCGCTCTGTTCCTGGTCGCCCAGCGGGCCCAGCGAGCGGAGACGGGCTATGCGATCCTGCGGCTCCAGCGGGAGGTCGCGCAGTTGCGCGCCGAACAGGCGCGGCTGGCCGCGATGGCCTCGGCGCTGCGGGCCCCGCAACGGATCGAACGGATCGCCACCACAGAGCTGGGCATGGTGCCGCCCCGCCAGCCGCAGCTCGCCGCCATCACCATCGGGCCGGCCACGGCACGGGCCCAGGCGCCCGCGCCACCCAGCACGCTGCGCCGGCTGGTCGGGCTCCTCGCGGACCGTGAGGCCGAGGCGCGCGCGCGGCGGCGATGA